The Branchiostoma floridae strain S238N-H82 chromosome 10, Bfl_VNyyK, whole genome shotgun sequence genome has a segment encoding these proteins:
- the LOC118424798 gene encoding kelch repeat and BTB domain-containing protein 2-like, whose amino-acid sequence MAAADPDRHVNAVRSRSYQDESYPHWLLRVQGDLQNDGAYQDVILEVEDRQFPCHRLVLSAASRYFRALFRSDMAESRQKTVVLKGLDAGMFEEILSYIYSGTLHVSLDRLHSLYQAADYLQLDSVKDICSSYMAMNVERSTCVNLYKIADAFSVDSVVETCLMCIDKNFSEVASSEEFCSLSVNQLTEIISHDELEVKEETTVWEAVVRWVQHSRGDRLHHLPSILPHIRFNLLTSDDTAAILEHPLVKEDPGSLEIIRNVVQKGNSGLKPRFGAGAEEMALFFVDVSKMQGINPRSGKFVSCSFTEFHSVVGATVTGDEQIYILAAREGEEQLSLLLYNQLEGVWEQKSTVERLPEIDGDTFLLYIDGHLYYLASTISTIEKTVRLKKYDIDTNEWQDCAPLRVKMMMSMPKAVSCGFLYLCTGAEMYCYNPRENQWSELTRPIIDAEFWTSAVIGTEIFYSNMDFTFMLVYDTVAARWKELRLEAPSLQSPPGAEDADRHACSPTLFVHENELHAYMGCDQYEQSKCQHVLVYDRPAGVCREVDVTLPDDLDWQSCHHVVARVYLPGVQDRCADTPSTAGAGV is encoded by the exons atggctgccgcagaccCAGATCGCCACGTGAACGCAGTCCGTTcacgttcctaccaagacgagagctatcctCACTGGCTTCTCAGGGTACAGGGTGACTTACAGAATGATGGAGCATATCAGGATGTTATTCTTGAAGTCGAGGACCGGcagtttccctgccatcggcttgttctgtccgcggccagtcGCTACTTCAGGGCTCTGTTTagaagtgacatggcggaaagtcgtcagaagacggttgttttaaag ggtttggatgcaggcatgtttgaggagatcctgagttacatctactcgggaaccctccatgtgtccctggacagaTTGCAttccctgtaccaggcagccgactaTCTCCAACTGGACTCTGTAAAAGACatctgcagcagctacatggccatgaacgtggagcgctccacctgtgtgaaCCTGTACAAGATTGCTGATGCCTTCTCTGTGGACAGTGTTGTGGAAACTTGTCTGATGTGTATCGATAAAAACTTTTCCGAG gttgcctccagcgaggagttctgcagcctgagtgtaaatcagctgactgagatcatcagccacgatgagctggaagttaaagaggagacaacagtgtgggaggctgtggtgagatgggtgcagcacagcagggggGACAG actgcaccacctacccagcatcctccctcacatccgcttcaacctgctgacctcagatgacacggcagccatcttggaacaccccCTGGTCAAGGAGGATCCTGGGAGCCTTGAGATCATCAGGAATGTGGTACAGAAAGGCAACTCTGGCCTGAAGCCAAGATTTGGGGCTGGTGCAGAGGAGATGGCCCTATTTTTTGTGGACGTCAG CAAGATGCAGGGCATTAACCCCAGATCAGGGAAGTTTGTCAGCTGCAGTTTCACTGAGTTCCACTCTGTCGTCGGGGCAACCGTCACCGGTGACGAGCAGATCTACATCCTGGCTGCTAGGGAGGGTGAGGAACAGCTGTCCCTGCTCTTGTACAACCAACTGGAGGGTGTCTGGGAACAGAAGTCAACCGTGGAGAGGCTTCCTGAGATCGATGGAGATACATTCCTTTTGTACATTGATGGACATCTTTATTACCTTGCTTCTACCATTAGCACTATCGAAAAGACCGTTCGGCTCAAGAAGTATGACATCGACACAAATGAATGGCAGGACTGCGCACCGCTCAGGGTAAAGATGATGATGTCTATGCCAAAGGCCGTGTCATGCGGTTTCCTCTACCTGTGTACCGGAGCAGAAATGTACTGTTACAACCCCAGGGAGAACCAATGGTCCGAGCTTACCCGACCGATAATCGATGCAGAGTTCTGGACCAGTGCTGTCATAGGTACTGAGATCTTCTACTCAAACATGGACTTCACGTTTATGTTAGTGTACGATACTGTTGCTGCACGGTGGAAGGAGCTTCGACTGGAAGCTCCGTCTTTACAAAGTCCTCCTGGTGCAGAGGACGCAGATCGCCACGCTTGCAGTCCGACTCTCTTTGTGCATGAGAACGAGCTGCACGCTTACATGGGCTGTGATCAGTATGAACAGTCGAAATGTCAGCATGTGCTCGTGTATGACAGGCCTGCAGGGGTTTGTAGAGAGGTGGATGTCACCCTGCCTGATGACCTGGACTGGCAGTCATGTCATCACGTCGTGGCGCGTGTCTAC